The proteins below come from a single Agrococcus beijingensis genomic window:
- a CDS encoding SufE family protein: MSLTTGLQETVDAFQAMAEQDRLELLLEFADELPELPARYAEHPDLLERVAECQSPVFLFVEVDDAVHVHATAPAESPTTRGFASILAQGLEGATVEQALAVPDDMPRLLGLDRVVSPLRLRGMAGMLGRIQRQVRERSA, from the coding sequence ATGAGCCTCACGACAGGGCTGCAGGAGACGGTGGATGCGTTCCAGGCGATGGCAGAGCAGGACCGCCTGGAGCTGCTGCTGGAGTTCGCGGACGAGCTGCCCGAGCTGCCCGCGCGCTACGCCGAGCACCCGGATCTGCTCGAGCGCGTCGCCGAGTGCCAGTCGCCCGTCTTCCTCTTCGTCGAGGTCGACGACGCCGTGCACGTGCACGCGACCGCTCCGGCCGAGTCGCCCACCACGCGCGGCTTCGCCTCGATCCTGGCGCAGGGCCTCGAGGGGGCGACGGTCGAGCAGGCGCTGGCCGTGCCCGACGACATGCCGCGGCTGCTCGGCCTCGACCGGGTCGTCTCGCCGCTGCGGCTGCGTGGGATGGCGGGCATGCTCGGCCGCATCCAGCGGCAGGTCAGGGAGCGATCGGCCTGA
- a CDS encoding sulfurtransferase yields MTEAEARFADYAAPERLVSTDWVAAHLDDPDVVIVESDEDVLLYEVGHIPGAVKIDWHTDLNDPVVRDYVAPEAFAKLLGEKGIGRDTTVVLYGDKSNWWATYALWVFALYGHDATKIMDGGRDKWIAEGRELTREPAGRAAVDYPVVPRDDSTLRAFRDDVLAHLGKPLLDVRSPEEFSGERTTAPAYPEEGALRAGHIPSASNVPWAKAVNDDGTFRSRAELEALYLDGAGLRDADDVIAYCRIGERSSHSWFVLTHLLGLPKVRNYDGSWMEWGSLVGVPIVTGSESGGVPAR; encoded by the coding sequence ATGACCGAGGCAGAGGCACGATTCGCCGACTACGCGGCGCCCGAGCGACTGGTCTCGACCGACTGGGTCGCCGCGCACCTCGACGACCCCGACGTCGTCATCGTGGAGTCCGACGAGGACGTGCTGCTCTATGAGGTCGGCCACATCCCGGGCGCCGTGAAGATCGACTGGCACACCGACCTCAACGACCCGGTGGTGCGCGACTACGTCGCCCCCGAGGCGTTCGCGAAGCTGCTCGGCGAGAAGGGCATCGGCCGCGACACCACCGTCGTGCTCTACGGCGACAAGTCGAACTGGTGGGCCACCTATGCGCTGTGGGTCTTCGCGCTCTACGGCCACGACGCCACGAAGATCATGGACGGCGGCCGCGACAAGTGGATCGCCGAGGGCCGCGAGCTCACCCGCGAGCCGGCCGGCCGCGCCGCGGTCGACTACCCGGTCGTGCCGCGCGACGACTCGACGCTGCGCGCCTTCCGCGACGACGTGCTCGCCCACCTCGGCAAGCCGCTGCTCGACGTGCGCAGCCCGGAGGAGTTCTCGGGCGAGCGCACCACGGCGCCCGCCTACCCCGAGGAGGGAGCGCTGCGCGCCGGCCACATCCCCAGTGCGTCGAACGTGCCGTGGGCCAAGGCGGTCAACGACGACGGCACGTTCCGCTCGCGCGCCGAGCTCGAGGCGCTCTACCTCGACGGCGCGGGGCTGCGCGACGCCGACGACGTGATCGCCTACTGCCGCATCGGGGAGCGCTCGAGCCACAGCTGGTTCGTGCTCACGCACCTGCTCGGGCTGCCGAAGGTGCGCAACTACGACGGCTCCTGGATGGAGTGGGGCTCGCTCGTCGGCGTGCCGATCGTCACCGGCTCCGAGAGCGGTGGGGTGCCCGCACGATGA
- a CDS encoding Na+/H+ antiporter NhaA, with translation METMNLSWIRNPQVSAMLLLGAAILGLVIANTALGPGLQDLKGAHLPFTIFGLDLSAAHWVTDGLLVVFFFVVAVELRYEFTQGDLNSFAKAGAPTIAALGGVAVPALIYFNVAGADGAQGWPIPTATDIAFALGVLALFGRRLPTSVRALLLALAVIDDLIGIFFIAVFFTETVSLPHLGLAAVALAVFWWLGRVYRGKRGSWPLRIALVAVALITWWLVASSGIHATIAGVLLGLVLSPAPAESAREKLEPFSNGIVLPLFAFVSASVAIPQVPIAELSPVFWAIVIALPVGKLVGITAAGYLGQVVLRVPKADRVRLRELIGISLLGGIGFTVSLLMNELAHRTAPELIVEGTLGVLAGSLISAVLGAVYISLLSRSYPPVDTAAISSRDAAEYERRIDAEG, from the coding sequence ATGGAGACCATGAACCTCTCCTGGATCCGGAACCCGCAAGTCTCGGCGATGCTGCTGCTGGGGGCCGCGATCCTGGGACTGGTGATCGCGAACACGGCGCTCGGCCCGGGTCTGCAGGACCTCAAGGGCGCCCACCTGCCGTTCACGATCTTCGGCCTCGACCTCTCGGCCGCGCACTGGGTGACCGACGGCCTGCTGGTGGTCTTCTTCTTCGTGGTGGCGGTCGAGCTGCGCTACGAGTTCACGCAGGGCGACCTGAACTCGTTCGCCAAGGCTGGCGCGCCCACGATCGCGGCGCTCGGCGGCGTCGCGGTGCCGGCGCTCATCTACTTCAACGTCGCCGGCGCCGACGGCGCGCAGGGCTGGCCGATCCCCACCGCCACCGACATCGCCTTCGCCCTCGGCGTGCTGGCGCTGTTCGGCCGCCGCCTGCCGACGAGCGTGCGCGCGCTGCTGCTCGCGCTCGCCGTCATCGACGACCTCATCGGCATCTTCTTCATCGCGGTGTTCTTCACCGAGACGGTCTCGCTGCCGCACCTCGGTCTCGCGGCCGTCGCCCTCGCCGTGTTCTGGTGGCTGGGCCGCGTCTACCGCGGCAAGCGCGGCAGCTGGCCGCTGCGCATCGCCCTCGTGGCCGTCGCGCTCATCACCTGGTGGCTGGTCGCGTCGAGCGGCATCCACGCGACGATCGCCGGTGTGCTGCTGGGCCTCGTGCTCTCCCCCGCCCCCGCGGAATCCGCGCGCGAGAAGCTCGAACCGTTCTCGAACGGCATCGTGCTGCCCCTGTTCGCGTTCGTCTCCGCCTCGGTGGCGATCCCGCAGGTGCCGATCGCCGAGCTGAGCCCCGTCTTCTGGGCGATCGTCATCGCGCTGCCGGTCGGCAAGCTCGTCGGCATCACCGCCGCCGGGTACCTGGGGCAGGTCGTGCTGCGGGTGCCGAAGGCCGACCGGGTGCGGCTGCGCGAGCTGATCGGCATCAGCCTGCTGGGCGGCATCGGCTTCACCGTCTCGCTGCTCATGAACGAGCTCGCGCACCGCACCGCGCCCGAGCTGATCGTCGAGGGCACGCTCGGCGTGCTCGCGGGCTCGCTCATCTCGGCGGTGCTGGGCGCCGTCTACATCTCGCTGCTGAGCCGCTCGTACCCGCCGGTCGACACGGCGGCGATCAGCAGCCGCGACGCCGCGGAGTACGAGCGCCGCATCGACGCGGAGGGCTGA
- a CDS encoding tyrosine-type recombinase/integrase: MSVRKRKQRESWGAVRKLPSGRYQASYTGPDGNRYAAPSTFDGMTDARGWLARKQIEVLDGEWQAHTAAEPSRSRPSTTTLGAYGREWVETRTNRNGEPLRDRTRVEYLRLLATALEPLADLRMSALTPDMIRAWYSGMVKSGRKTLAARAYGLLKSILSTAVTDGRIKSNPCMIRGAQNATTGRKVEPPTATELAKITAAMPERLQAAVLLAAWVGARYGELTELRRKDVTMIDDAAGAVVLVSIARAVTHVTGEGYIVGMPKSAAGVRVVPVPPNIAPALTRHLEQHVAHSPDALLFPAADGVSHLPQSSLVKHYYPARQAAGRPDMPWHALRHFGATRAAQAGATLKELQARLGHSTVSAAMRYQHTAGRDFDLARRMALLDT, from the coding sequence TTGAGCGTCCGCAAGCGCAAGCAGCGCGAGTCGTGGGGAGCCGTCCGCAAGCTCCCCAGCGGCCGCTACCAGGCGTCCTACACCGGCCCTGACGGCAACCGCTACGCGGCCCCCTCGACGTTCGACGGCATGACCGACGCGCGCGGCTGGCTCGCCCGCAAGCAGATCGAAGTGCTCGACGGCGAATGGCAGGCGCACACCGCCGCCGAGCCGTCGCGCTCCCGGCCCTCGACGACGACGCTCGGCGCATACGGCCGCGAGTGGGTCGAGACACGCACCAACCGCAACGGCGAACCGCTGCGCGACCGCACCCGCGTCGAGTACCTGCGCCTGCTCGCCACCGCCCTCGAGCCTCTGGCCGACCTCCGCATGAGCGCGCTGACGCCCGACATGATCCGGGCCTGGTACTCCGGCATGGTGAAGTCGGGCCGCAAGACGCTGGCAGCCCGCGCTTACGGGCTCCTCAAGTCAATCCTCTCCACCGCCGTAACGGACGGGCGCATCAAGTCCAACCCCTGCATGATCCGAGGCGCGCAGAACGCGACGACGGGCCGCAAGGTGGAACCGCCGACCGCGACCGAGTTGGCGAAGATCACCGCTGCGATGCCCGAGCGGCTGCAGGCCGCGGTGCTACTCGCCGCGTGGGTCGGCGCACGGTACGGGGAGCTGACCGAGCTGCGCCGCAAGGACGTGACCATGATCGACGACGCGGCCGGCGCTGTCGTGCTCGTGAGCATCGCGCGCGCGGTCACCCATGTCACCGGCGAGGGATACATAGTGGGTATGCCCAAGTCCGCCGCTGGCGTGCGCGTCGTGCCCGTACCGCCCAACATCGCCCCGGCGCTCACGCGGCATCTTGAGCAGCACGTCGCACACTCTCCCGACGCTCTGTTGTTCCCCGCCGCTGACGGCGTGAGCCATCTGCCGCAGTCGTCGCTTGTGAAGCACTACTACCCCGCACGCCAGGCCGCTGGACGCCCTGATATGCCGTGGCACGCACTCCGGCACTTCGGAGCAACGCGGGCCGCTCAAGCGGGCGCGACGCTCAAGGAGTTGCAGGCGCGTCTCGGGCACTCCACCGTCTCAGCGGCGATGCGCTATCAGCACACCGCGGGACGAGACTTCGACCTCGCCAGACGTATGGCGTTGCTCGACACCTGA
- a CDS encoding terminase — MTEAKRKRPTGLNAAGRALWDGNIDEFDWAVHEVALLEEACRVRDRIVELDAAVKGDGLMIPSSQGSRVHPAVAEARQQRLALARLLVSLGIPADDDGLPTVRGVRGVYRVGGR, encoded by the coding sequence ATGACTGAGGCGAAACGGAAGCGCCCGACTGGGCTTAATGCGGCGGGCCGCGCCCTCTGGGATGGCAATATCGACGAGTTCGACTGGGCCGTGCACGAGGTGGCGCTGCTCGAAGAGGCGTGCCGGGTGCGGGATCGGATCGTCGAGCTCGACGCGGCGGTGAAGGGTGACGGGCTGATGATTCCGTCCTCTCAGGGCAGCCGTGTGCATCCGGCTGTGGCTGAGGCTCGGCAGCAGCGGCTGGCCCTCGCGCGTCTGCTCGTGTCGCTCGGCATCCCCGCCGACGACGACGGACTGCCGACTGTGCGGGGCGTGCGGGGCGTGTACCGAGTCGGGGGTCGCTGA
- a CDS encoding alpha/beta hydrolase family protein — MTTPTRRAAAAQRSDSPGTRARAERRAGKLALAAGGVAAAGVALAVTGASAVVASMLVTPPREQVDDIRILGIDARGVRLARTPDTGLPGQYALWVGDELVVLGGVVAQDGHSVTRAVDGGAREVLAGVASARWSGYAVHRPQEVADAVERVDVPTEVGPAPAWIMGDQSAETWCIQVHGRGVTRRETIRAAPIYLARGIPVMAVSYRNDTEAPPSRDGKFRLGLDEWRDVDDAIGFALARGARRVVLQGWSMGGQIALQVARRSRHRRRIVGVVLDSPVVGWRPTLLLQVALAHMPAWLADTAVRLLDSPAALLSGSRSLDFDELDNVLHADALSQPILLLHSAEDGFVPPDASRALAAARPDIVEYREWRTARHTKLWNLDRARYEREIGDWLDARGITAFA, encoded by the coding sequence GTGACGACCCCAACCAGGCGCGCCGCCGCCGCACAGCGGAGCGACAGCCCTGGCACGAGGGCACGGGCGGAGCGGCGGGCCGGCAAGCTGGCGCTGGCCGCGGGCGGCGTCGCGGCTGCGGGCGTCGCGCTCGCCGTCACCGGCGCCTCGGCGGTGGTGGCCTCGATGCTGGTGACACCGCCGCGCGAGCAGGTCGACGACATCCGGATCCTCGGCATCGACGCGCGAGGCGTGCGCCTCGCGCGCACGCCCGACACCGGGCTGCCCGGCCAGTACGCGCTGTGGGTCGGCGACGAGCTCGTGGTGCTCGGCGGCGTCGTCGCGCAGGACGGCCACAGCGTCACCCGCGCCGTCGACGGCGGGGCGCGCGAGGTGCTCGCGGGCGTCGCCTCCGCGCGCTGGTCGGGCTACGCCGTGCACCGACCGCAGGAGGTGGCGGATGCGGTCGAGCGCGTCGACGTGCCGACCGAGGTCGGGCCCGCACCGGCGTGGATCATGGGCGACCAGTCGGCCGAGACCTGGTGCATCCAGGTGCACGGCCGCGGCGTGACCCGTCGCGAGACCATCAGGGCAGCGCCGATCTACCTCGCCCGCGGCATCCCGGTGATGGCCGTCTCCTACCGCAACGACACGGAGGCACCGCCCAGCCGAGACGGCAAGTTCCGCCTCGGGCTCGACGAGTGGCGCGACGTCGACGACGCGATCGGCTTCGCGCTCGCTCGCGGGGCGCGCCGCGTCGTGCTGCAGGGCTGGTCGATGGGCGGCCAGATCGCGCTGCAGGTCGCCCGCCGGTCGCGACACCGCCGGCGCATCGTCGGCGTCGTGCTCGACTCGCCCGTGGTCGGCTGGCGCCCCACACTGCTGCTGCAGGTGGCGCTCGCGCACATGCCCGCCTGGCTCGCCGACACGGCGGTGCGGCTGCTCGACTCGCCCGCGGCGCTGCTGAGCGGCAGCCGCAGCCTCGACTTCGACGAGCTCGACAACGTGCTGCACGCCGACGCGCTGTCGCAGCCGATCCTGCTGCTCCACTCCGCGGAGGACGGCTTCGTGCCCCCCGACGCGTCGCGCGCGCTGGCGGCGGCCAGGCCCGACATCGTCGAGTACCGCGAGTGGCGCACCGCCCGGCACACGAAGCTGTGGAACCTCGACCGGGCCCGCTACGAGCGCGAGATCGGCGACTGGCTCGACGCGCGGGGGATCACCGCGTTCGCCTGA
- the zapE gene encoding cell division protein ZapE: MSAPISLVERRPEANAEQIVASLVPPPQFDGATFDSYRPDPAHPSQSEALGRMQELVTAWTSPKRGLFRKKAPEVKPGIYLDGGFGVGKTHLLASLWKAMPGPKVFGTFIEYTALVGALGYAETVRALQGSTIVCIDEFELDDPGDTMVMTRLLGELVATGTKLAATSNTPPNALGEGRFAASDFLREIQAIADRFQIMRIDGDDYRHRDVSGHAPVTPNEQLEPALGAIDGQVALDDFDALVAHLSRVHPSRYIGLIDGLSGLGLRDVRVLTDQNDALRLVALVDRLYDAQVALRASGVSLDRVFGEEMLGGGYRKKYLRAISRLHALAAEG; this comes from the coding sequence ATGTCCGCACCGATCTCGCTCGTCGAGCGGCGCCCCGAGGCGAACGCCGAGCAGATCGTCGCGAGCCTCGTGCCGCCGCCGCAGTTCGACGGCGCCACGTTCGACTCCTACCGGCCCGACCCTGCGCATCCGTCGCAGTCCGAGGCACTGGGGCGGATGCAGGAGCTCGTCACGGCGTGGACGTCGCCGAAGCGCGGCCTCTTCAGGAAGAAGGCGCCGGAGGTCAAGCCGGGCATCTACCTCGACGGCGGCTTCGGCGTCGGGAAGACCCACCTGCTCGCCTCGCTCTGGAAGGCGATGCCGGGGCCGAAGGTGTTCGGCACGTTCATCGAGTACACCGCGCTCGTCGGCGCGCTCGGCTACGCCGAGACCGTGCGGGCGCTGCAGGGCTCGACGATCGTCTGCATCGACGAGTTCGAGCTCGACGACCCGGGCGACACGATGGTGATGACCCGTCTGCTCGGCGAGCTCGTCGCCACCGGCACGAAGCTCGCCGCCACCAGCAACACGCCGCCGAACGCGCTCGGCGAGGGCCGCTTCGCGGCCTCCGACTTCCTGCGCGAGATCCAGGCGATCGCCGACCGCTTCCAGATCATGCGCATCGACGGCGACGACTACCGCCACCGCGACGTCTCCGGCCACGCGCCGGTCACACCGAACGAGCAGCTCGAGCCGGCGCTCGGCGCGATCGACGGGCAGGTCGCGCTCGACGACTTCGACGCGCTCGTCGCCCACCTCTCGCGCGTGCACCCGTCGCGCTACATCGGTCTCATCGACGGGCTCAGCGGCCTCGGGCTGCGCGACGTGCGGGTGCTGACCGACCAGAACGACGCGCTCCGGCTCGTCGCGCTCGTCGACCGCCTCTACGACGCGCAGGTGGCGCTGCGCGCCAGCGGCGTCAGCCTCGACCGGGTGTTCGGCGAGGAGATGCTGGGCGGCGGCTACCGCAAGAAGTACCTGCGGGCGATCTCGCGCCTGCACGCGCTCGCCGCGGAAGGCTGA
- a CDS encoding DUF3000 domain-containing protein produces MDTSSAAPAPAPAAFEAAIDQLRRAELRPELTVREIPAPGRIAPFSFAIAADVGTPSHGRDSDLGTGRFILMHDPEEPEAWGGDFRIVSFTQASQDPEIGVDPFLAEVTWTYLLEALEQRGAEHHSESGTATKILSSGFGELAAQGDGAQIELRASWTPTGHDFGAHLTAWTDLLCAIAGLPVQPGAAGLDAHRRSRG; encoded by the coding sequence GTGGACACCAGCAGTGCAGCGCCAGCGCCAGCGCCTGCGGCCTTCGAAGCCGCCATCGACCAGCTGCGCCGCGCAGAGCTGCGACCCGAGCTGACCGTGCGCGAGATCCCGGCCCCCGGCCGCATCGCGCCCTTCTCGTTCGCGATCGCCGCCGACGTCGGCACGCCGAGCCACGGTCGCGACTCCGACCTCGGCACCGGCCGCTTCATCCTCATGCACGACCCCGAGGAGCCCGAGGCGTGGGGCGGCGACTTCCGCATCGTGAGCTTCACGCAGGCCTCGCAGGATCCGGAGATCGGCGTCGACCCGTTCCTCGCCGAGGTGACCTGGACCTACCTGCTCGAGGCGCTCGAGCAGCGAGGCGCCGAGCACCACTCCGAGTCGGGCACCGCCACGAAGATCCTCTCCAGCGGCTTCGGCGAGCTCGCCGCGCAGGGCGACGGCGCGCAGATCGAGCTGCGGGCGTCGTGGACGCCCACCGGGCACGACTTCGGCGCCCACCTGACGGCCTGGACCGATCTGCTGTGCGCGATCGCGGGGCTGCCGGTGCAGCCGGGGGCTGCCGGACTCGACGCGCATCGGCGTAGCCGTGGTTGA
- a CDS encoding four-helix bundle copper-binding protein, translating into MHDGQEHGDQHAQGGAEVGSYASHAAAIEACAAACRDCARADRQEGMEDCAVVCEACADVCETVGRILAREVPLPKEAIDALLAACAAVCRACAAECRKHDAEHCRACAEACERCAEACEAA; encoded by the coding sequence ATGCACGACGGCCAGGAGCATGGGGATCAGCACGCACAGGGCGGTGCAGAGGTCGGCAGCTACGCCTCGCACGCTGCCGCGATCGAGGCGTGCGCGGCGGCGTGCCGCGACTGCGCTCGCGCGGATCGCCAGGAGGGCATGGAGGACTGCGCGGTCGTGTGCGAGGCGTGCGCCGACGTCTGCGAGACGGTCGGCCGCATCCTCGCCCGCGAGGTGCCGCTGCCGAAGGAGGCGATCGACGCGCTGCTCGCGGCCTGCGCGGCCGTCTGCCGCGCCTGCGCGGCCGAGTGCAGGAAGCACGACGCCGAGCACTGCCGGGCGTGCGCGGAGGCCTGCGAGCGATGCGCCGAGGCCTGCGAGGCGGCCTGA
- a CDS encoding helix-turn-helix transcriptional regulator, with the protein MNTTAETWPTIRSAAVQYGMSEKTIRRRITDGTLDARRFGPRLIRINPASLERWGSALQYVGGEA; encoded by the coding sequence ATGAACACCACTGCCGAAACCTGGCCGACGATCCGAAGCGCAGCCGTGCAGTACGGGATGAGCGAAAAGACGATCCGGCGACGCATCACAGACGGGACGCTCGACGCTCGACGATTCGGGCCGCGCCTCATCCGCATCAACCCGGCAAGCCTCGAGCGCTGGGGCAGCGCGCTGCAGTACGTCGGCGGTGAGGCATGA
- a CDS encoding AAA family ATPase, producing MTTTVYDPTALYGDETAGNYEVEVAQELYRMNVRADARKRHQEANREAVALPQPRTLTAFLSEPDSDPEWIIDGLLATGGNVVLAAPYKAGKSTMRDNLVAALADGSMFLGQHQARQRRVTIIDNELDERTMRRWMRQHSITNADSVTVVPLRGAVSSFDLLDPTTRTQWADALRGCDVLIFDCLRPVLDALGLDEHKDAGRFLVAFDALKLEAGISEGVVIHHMGHNGERARGDSRILDWPDATWKIVRENSDDPASPRYFSAFGRDVDVPETRLNWDEAARQLTLGLGNRQEAKSSALVPDVLAFLADQSAPVSKRTIEDALTEQGHYRDPIRAAIKSAVQSGQVSTVEGPRRAILHSLSETTDRVRGSAREFAARTEIECASAPIGRARTHSPSGEGISARPAHSLTDPGYCPNCGMTGKHTRSCKAVTA from the coding sequence ATGACCACGACCGTCTACGATCCGACCGCCCTCTACGGCGACGAAACAGCCGGCAACTATGAGGTCGAAGTAGCGCAAGAGCTGTACCGCATGAACGTGCGCGCAGACGCCCGCAAACGGCACCAGGAAGCCAACCGCGAGGCCGTCGCACTCCCACAGCCCCGCACACTCACCGCATTCCTCAGCGAGCCAGACAGCGACCCGGAATGGATCATCGACGGGCTACTCGCCACGGGCGGAAACGTCGTGCTCGCGGCCCCCTATAAGGCCGGCAAGTCGACGATGCGAGACAACCTCGTCGCGGCGCTCGCGGACGGCAGCATGTTCCTCGGCCAGCACCAAGCGCGGCAGCGGCGCGTGACGATCATCGACAACGAGCTCGACGAGCGCACCATGCGGCGATGGATGCGACAGCACAGCATCACCAACGCGGACTCGGTGACCGTCGTGCCGCTCCGCGGTGCAGTGTCGAGCTTCGACCTGCTCGACCCGACAACACGCACGCAGTGGGCCGATGCGCTGCGCGGATGCGACGTGCTCATCTTCGACTGCCTGCGCCCCGTGCTCGACGCGCTCGGCCTCGACGAGCACAAGGACGCTGGCCGATTCCTCGTCGCATTCGACGCGCTCAAGCTCGAGGCGGGCATCTCCGAGGGCGTCGTCATTCATCACATGGGGCACAACGGCGAGCGCGCTCGAGGCGACTCCCGCATCCTCGACTGGCCGGATGCAACGTGGAAGATCGTGCGCGAGAACAGCGACGACCCTGCATCGCCGCGCTACTTCTCCGCGTTCGGCCGCGACGTGGACGTGCCCGAGACGCGCCTCAACTGGGACGAGGCCGCTCGGCAGCTGACGCTCGGGCTCGGCAACCGGCAGGAAGCGAAGTCGTCGGCGCTCGTGCCCGACGTGCTCGCATTCCTTGCCGATCAGTCTGCGCCGGTATCCAAGCGGACGATTGAGGATGCGCTGACCGAGCAAGGCCACTACCGCGACCCGATCCGGGCCGCAATCAAGTCGGCTGTGCAGTCGGGGCAGGTGTCGACAGTGGAAGGCCCACGGCGCGCGATTCTCCACAGCCTGAGCGAGACAACCGACCGAGTGCGCGGGAGTGCGCGGGAGTTCGCGGCGCGCACTGAGATTGAGTGCGCGAGTGCGCCTATAGGGCGCGCGCGCACTCACTCGCCCTCGGGGGAAGGAATCAGTGCGCGGCCCGCGCACTCACTCACCGACCCCGGCTACTGCCCGAACTGCGGCATGACCGGCAAGCACACCCGCTCGTGCAAGGCGGTGACGGCATGA
- a CDS encoding SDR family NAD(P)-dependent oxidoreductase: MDLQFSDRTVLVVGGTGFIGSAIVDALRAEGANVLAASRGDGADVVLDASDDASIASALERVRTEHGRLDAVVVTAAPAAQTLDASRLSDPAQVAEAVEGKAMSFLRVANAVIPDMREAGFGRIVAISGQNALLTGNITGAVRNAALIIAAKSLADELAGSGVAVNVVNPGPVSEQPSSEVAAGKPGESSPQQIAALVAFLASPVAAVSGESIAIGHKVRGSVFL; encoded by the coding sequence ATGGATCTCCAGTTCTCAGACCGCACCGTCCTCGTCGTCGGCGGCACCGGCTTCATCGGCTCCGCCATCGTCGACGCCCTCCGCGCGGAGGGCGCGAACGTCCTCGCCGCCTCGCGGGGCGACGGCGCCGATGTCGTCCTCGACGCCTCCGACGACGCATCCATCGCCTCGGCCCTCGAGCGCGTCCGCACCGAGCACGGGCGATTGGATGCGGTGGTCGTCACCGCCGCCCCGGCCGCGCAGACGCTCGACGCCTCGCGGCTGAGCGATCCGGCGCAGGTCGCCGAGGCGGTCGAGGGCAAGGCGATGTCGTTCCTGCGGGTCGCGAATGCGGTGATCCCGGACATGCGCGAGGCGGGCTTCGGTCGCATCGTCGCGATCAGCGGCCAGAACGCGCTGCTCACCGGCAACATCACCGGTGCCGTCCGCAACGCGGCGCTCATCATCGCGGCGAAGAGCCTCGCCGACGAGCTGGCCGGATCCGGCGTCGCCGTGAACGTCGTGAATCCCGGCCCCGTGAGCGAGCAGCCGAGCAGCGAGGTCGCCGCCGGCAAGCCGGGCGAGTCGTCGCCGCAGCAGATCGCGGCGCTCGTCGCCTTCCTCGCCTCCCCCGTCGCCGCCGTCAGCGGCGAGTCGATCGCGATCGGCCACAAGGTGCGCGGCAGCGTCTTCCTCTGA
- a CDS encoding ammonium transporter, producing MDAGSMAFGVVATALVLFMTPGLAFFYGGLVRAKSVISMMMMSFGAIGLVGTLWILYGFNMAAVDSPFAFSGNPFSDFGLAATAAGESANTDLIGVAYGSTFAIITVALISGAIADRAKFGAWMLFAGVFATLGYFPVAAWVWGGGWVFSLGDLLGLPAVIDYAGGTAVHINAGAAALALTFVLGKRIGFTKGAHKPHNVPFVILGASILWFGWFGFNVGAEWLNGLGNAGLITLNTIGATAASICAWLIVEKLKDGKPTSVGAASGAVAGLVAITPACANLTPGWALLLGVIAGAVCALAVELKWKLGFDDSLDVVGIHLVGGLIGTIYLGFFATETGLLLGGGPGQLAVQVIAALGVMVYAFVIAFAIGFVIEKTMGFRVKNEDELAGVDLSVHGEEAYGAELESNRI from the coding sequence ATGGATGCAGGCAGCATGGCCTTCGGCGTCGTGGCGACAGCACTCGTGCTGTTCATGACGCCCGGCCTCGCGTTCTTCTACGGCGGCCTCGTGCGCGCCAAGAGCGTCATCAGCATGATGATGATGTCGTTCGGAGCCATCGGACTGGTCGGCACGCTGTGGATCCTGTACGGGTTCAACATGGCGGCCGTCGACAGCCCCTTCGCGTTCTCCGGCAACCCCTTCAGCGACTTCGGCCTCGCCGCGACGGCAGCCGGCGAGAGCGCGAACACCGACCTGATCGGCGTCGCCTACGGCTCGACCTTCGCGATCATCACCGTCGCCCTGATCTCGGGCGCCATCGCCGACCGCGCCAAGTTCGGCGCCTGGATGCTCTTCGCCGGCGTCTTCGCCACGCTCGGCTACTTCCCCGTCGCGGCCTGGGTCTGGGGCGGCGGCTGGGTCTTCTCGCTCGGCGACCTGCTCGGCCTGCCCGCCGTGATCGACTACGCCGGCGGCACCGCGGTGCACATCAACGCGGGCGCCGCGGCCCTCGCGCTCACCTTCGTGCTCGGCAAGCGCATCGGCTTCACCAAGGGCGCCCACAAGCCGCACAACGTGCCCTTCGTGATCCTCGGCGCGAGCATCCTGTGGTTCGGCTGGTTCGGCTTCAACGTCGGCGCTGAGTGGCTGAACGGCCTCGGCAACGCCGGCCTCATCACGCTCAACACGATCGGCGCGACCGCGGCCTCGATCTGCGCCTGGTTGATCGTCGAGAAGCTCAAGGACGGCAAGCCGACCTCCGTCGGCGCCGCCTCGGGCGCCGTCGCCGGCCTCGTCGCCATCACCCCCGCCTGCGCCAACCTGACGCCCGGCTGGGCGCTGCTGCTCGGCGTCATCGCCGGCGCCGTCTGCGCCCTCGCGGTCGAGCTCAAGTGGAAGCTCGGCTTCGACGACTCGCTCGACGTGGTCGGCATCCACCTGGTCGGCGGCCTCATCGGCACGATCTACCTCGGGTTCTTCGCCACCGAGACGGGCCTCCTCCTCGGCGGCGGCCCCGGCCAGCTGGCCGTGCAGGTGATCGCGGCGCTCGGCGTCATGGTCTACGCCTTCGTGATCGCCTTCGCGATCGGCTTCGTGATCGAGAAGACCATGGGCTTCCGCGTCAAGAACGAGGACGAGCTGGCGGGCGTCGACCTCTCCGTGCACGGCGAGGAGGCGTACGGCGCCGAGCTGGAGTCGAACCGGATCTGA